A single genomic interval of Streptomyces sp. BA2 harbors:
- a CDS encoding SDR family NAD(P)-dependent oxidoreductase — protein MSEERVALITGSSSGIGAAVARRLAAENIKVVVNSARSEAAGKSLAAELPDAIYVQGDVSKADDCRRLVESAVNAYGRLDILVNNAGATRFIPLNDLEAADADVWRSIFEVNVIGAWQMTTAAVPNLRASGAGAIINVSSVSATRALGSSIPYAVSKASLNHMTRLLSTQLGPAIRVNAVAPGLIETPWYDEAEEVWDSSREWITANTPLRRVGTPEDVAEATLYLANAAYTTGDVLTVDGGRHVV, from the coding sequence ATGAGCGAGGAACGCGTCGCCCTGATCACCGGATCGTCATCCGGAATTGGCGCTGCAGTTGCCCGCCGCCTTGCCGCTGAGAACATCAAGGTGGTCGTCAACTCCGCGCGCAGCGAAGCCGCGGGCAAGTCATTGGCAGCGGAACTCCCGGACGCCATATACGTCCAGGGCGATGTGTCAAAGGCGGACGACTGCCGCCGCCTCGTGGAGAGCGCCGTGAACGCCTACGGACGGCTCGACATCCTCGTCAACAACGCCGGCGCCACCCGCTTCATCCCCCTGAACGACCTGGAGGCCGCCGACGCCGACGTCTGGCGCTCCATCTTCGAGGTCAACGTCATCGGCGCCTGGCAGATGACCACGGCCGCGGTCCCCAACCTCCGGGCCAGCGGGGCGGGAGCGATCATCAACGTCTCCTCGGTCTCCGCGACCCGGGCGCTCGGCAGCTCCATCCCCTACGCGGTCAGCAAGGCCTCGCTCAACCACATGACGCGCCTGCTGTCGACCCAGCTCGGCCCGGCGATCCGGGTGAACGCCGTCGCCCCGGGGCTCATCGAGACCCCCTGGTACGACGAGGCCGAAGAGGTCTGGGACAGCTCCCGCGAGTGGATCACCGCGAACACACCACTGCGCCGGGTGGGTACGCCCGAGGACGTGGCGGAGGCGACGCTCTACCTGGCGAACGCCGCGTACACCACCGGGGACGTACTGACGGTGGACGGCGGCCGGCACGTCGTCTGA
- a CDS encoding non-ribosomal peptide synthetase, whose translation MGSSSAVSEEPGAGGVHRIVEARLHDNPDAVAVREALTGVELSYQELWYRAGAVAGQLAAHGVAPGRPVAVDLDRGAELAVALLGIARAGAAYLPLDGHAPADRAATVLKEAGVGAIIVGEGPAPRSRPLDADPAVPRFTVPEAVRADTPAPDVRVDEESPCCVGYTSGSTGVPKGVLVPHRAVRDLVTAPVHGDLHADDRVGSVANPAFDAATWEVWGALTAGATLVVLPSVVDVDLQRWAALIRDEGISAMLLTTSLFHMVAREAPGALGSLRLLFVGGEQLELPAVRRVLAEGPPGRLVNVYGPTETTVLATYFDCTEASLADRTRVPIGHPVRAAEIHVLDDALTPVAPGGVGELCVGGPGVATGYLGQPERTARSFVPYEASDGTRGTVYRTGDLARQLPDGAYEFIGRVDRQVKLRGFRIELEEIEGAAVATGLTEAAFVEKIGEGPSAKLVGACLAPASGVDVTAELARRLGGQLPSYMVPAQWLTLDTLPLGSTGKADRRHIGELIGAFASAQEQRPGPAGQSADAVPADAPPDDAHAVDPFEADPVEARIAGVWAELLGTPDVSASDDFISLGGNSIVATQAAFRLSELLGTPLDPTDILLAADLAELAGQIRAAGVRL comes from the coding sequence ATGGGGTCGTCGTCGGCAGTTTCAGAGGAGCCAGGTGCGGGGGGAGTTCACCGCATCGTCGAGGCGCGGCTGCACGACAACCCCGACGCCGTCGCGGTCCGTGAGGCCCTCACCGGAGTCGAGCTCAGCTATCAGGAGCTCTGGTACCGGGCGGGCGCCGTAGCTGGTCAGCTGGCCGCGCATGGCGTCGCGCCGGGCCGCCCCGTCGCCGTCGACCTGGACCGCGGCGCCGAGCTCGCCGTCGCGTTGCTGGGCATCGCACGGGCCGGCGCCGCCTACCTCCCGCTCGACGGACACGCCCCGGCCGACCGGGCCGCGACCGTGCTCAAGGAAGCGGGGGTCGGCGCCATCATCGTCGGCGAGGGCCCGGCCCCGCGCTCCCGCCCGCTCGACGCCGACCCCGCCGTTCCGCGGTTCACCGTGCCGGAGGCGGTCCGGGCCGACACCCCGGCCCCCGATGTGCGGGTGGACGAGGAGTCCCCCTGCTGCGTCGGCTACACCTCGGGCTCCACGGGCGTCCCCAAGGGCGTGCTCGTCCCGCACCGTGCCGTCCGCGACCTGGTGACCGCGCCCGTCCATGGCGACCTGCACGCCGACGACCGGGTCGGCAGCGTCGCCAACCCCGCCTTCGACGCCGCCACTTGGGAGGTCTGGGGCGCCCTCACCGCAGGCGCCACGCTGGTGGTGCTGCCCTCTGTGGTCGATGTCGACCTGCAGCGCTGGGCCGCGCTGATCCGCGATGAGGGCATCAGCGCAATGCTGCTGACCACCTCGCTGTTCCACATGGTGGCCAGGGAGGCCCCCGGAGCGCTCGGTTCGCTGCGGCTGCTCTTTGTCGGTGGCGAACAGCTGGAGCTCCCGGCGGTCCGCCGGGTGCTGGCCGAGGGGCCGCCCGGACGCCTGGTCAATGTGTACGGGCCCACCGAGACCACCGTCCTCGCCACGTACTTCGACTGCACCGAGGCGTCCCTGGCGGACCGGACCCGTGTTCCCATCGGCCATCCCGTGCGGGCGGCGGAGATCCACGTTCTCGACGACGCGCTCACCCCCGTCGCCCCGGGCGGCGTGGGCGAACTCTGCGTCGGCGGGCCCGGAGTGGCCACCGGCTACCTCGGGCAACCGGAGCGCACCGCCCGGTCCTTCGTTCCGTACGAGGCATCCGACGGCACCCGCGGCACCGTCTACCGCACCGGCGACCTGGCCCGCCAACTACCCGACGGGGCATACGAATTCATCGGCCGTGTCGACCGCCAGGTGAAGCTGCGCGGCTTCCGGATCGAGCTGGAGGAGATCGAGGGGGCCGCCGTCGCCACCGGCCTGACCGAGGCCGCGTTCGTGGAGAAGATCGGCGAGGGGCCATCGGCCAAGCTGGTCGGCGCCTGTCTGGCCCCGGCATCCGGCGTGGACGTCACCGCCGAACTCGCCCGGCGGCTCGGCGGACAGCTGCCCTCCTACATGGTCCCCGCCCAGTGGCTGACCCTGGACACGCTCCCGCTCGGCTCCACGGGCAAGGCCGACCGGCGGCACATCGGAGAGCTGATCGGCGCGTTCGCCTCGGCCCAGGAGCAGCGCCCCGGCCCGGCCGGACAGTCCGCCGACGCGGTCCCTGCCGACGCGCCCCCGGATGACGCGCACGCGGTCGACCCGTTCGAGGCCGACCCGGTCGAGGCCCGTATCGCCGGGGTCTGGGCCGAACTCCTCGGCACCCCGGACGTGTCAGCGTCCGACGATTTCATCAGCCTCGGCGGCAACTCGATCGTGGCCACCCAGGCCGCGTTCCGGCTCAGCGAACTGCTCGGCACACCGCTCGACCCCACCGACATCCTGCTCGCCGCGGACCTGGCGGAGCTGGCCGGGCAGATCCGGGCCGCCGGGGTGCGGCTCTAG